A segment of the Hippopotamus amphibius kiboko isolate mHipAmp2 chromosome 8, mHipAmp2.hap2, whole genome shotgun sequence genome:
ACTGCTTTCACTCTTAACATCTACTTGCTGCATAAAACAACCTCCAATCAACTGCCCCcgatttcctttttctctcagttATTTCTGGGAGTCATCTGGTGATACACCAATCATTATAAAGGTACAAGTACAAAGTATCTCCTAACATTCCTGCAAGTTAGGCTATGGCAGTTGTAGACCACGAAttaaggagtttttaaaaaattcttctttaaaaaaaaagttgatgtttTATTTGCTATTCTTGTGAGTTACTAGCAATTTTTAGGGTTGTTAACAAAGTACTTTTATACATACTGGTATATGCCAGCAATTATTTGCTCTTTTGCTTTTGTGGCATTTATCtgctaaaacttttttttaaaaaaacatctttCTGAATTGATATTATAGTTACATGGTATATAATTTTAAAGCCAAAAAAGCATATATGTAAAAATTGCCTCTATTTTCCACCCCTATTCCTAGGCCCTCTTTatcagtttcttatttttttttgtaagagatattccatgcacatacaaacatgaaaaatgtgaaaaatgtttgAAGTATTATTGAGAATAAAACTTGGGTTTAACTTGTATGAAAAGAAATTTGCTCTTTGACACAGTGGTTTTAAACTGTCTGAACTTTAGAAGTGATGTTGTATTAAAGTTCTGAGTTTAAGGTCCCAAGTTTTGGAACGTCTGTATCATAGTAACAttcctttctatctttttaaagaaataattatttagtcTTTTAGTGACAATTTCAAATTAAGTATAAAAGTTTTGTCCTTCATCTGTTGAATACATTCACGTTCTCGGGGTCATCTTCATTGGTGATTCTTGACTTATTTGGCCAATTTAAAGTCAGTGCTGTATACAAATGTGCAGATGAGAAAAACCAATGTCTTTCTAAAGGACAATCCCTTTTCCTCATTGCCAGGTACTTAAAACAAATTGGAGTAGTAAGGGGAAATTGGTCTCGGGGAGCTTTGACAAGCGTATATGAACTGCTCTGCTTTTGCTCTTTGCCCTTGGGCTTCTCTGGCTGATTTTGGGTTACTTTGTAATGTGTGCAGAAAATGATGATAGGGTGGCTGAGTCAATAGATCCTTATaagactttcttttcctttgtagaaCTTGGTGGCAGGACAAAGACGGAAGCGGTAACTCGTAAATACATAGAAAACATGGCAGGCAAAGCTAGGGTTGGAAGAGAATATTTTTGTAAACACTTTTACTTTCCTTGCGCTGTACTGAAACATGGCCTCTCTTATATTCGCATATTAACTGCCTTATTATTCTGTTCTGCAGGAGACTGAGTGTCCTTTACGGCTTGCACTTTGCCAGCACTGTGATTTGGAACTTTCTGTTCTCAAACTGAAGGACCATGAAGATTACTGTGGTGCCCGGACAGAGTTATGTGGCAATTGTGGGCGCAATGTCCTGGTGAAAGATCTAAAGACTCATCCTGAAGTCTGTGGGAGACATGTGGAGGAAAAGAGAGACGAGGTTGCCATGCCGCCTAATGCATACGATGAGTCTTGGGGTCAAGACGGGATCTGGATTGCATCCCAACTCAGACAAATTGAGGCTCTGGACCCACCCATGAGGCTCCCTCGAAGGCCCCTGAGAGCCTTTGAATCAGATCTTTTCCAAAGTAGAACCACTAACCGAAGGAGCATGACAGCCCAGTTTCCAATTCAAAATAATCTGTGTGAGTTGTGTTTGGGCTTAGAAAACTGGAATGGTAGCAGATCTTAGGGCACGTGGGAAAAGGGCTTTGAAGCCAAATAGATTTTAATTATAGAAACCTGATTGTAGTTGGGTAACATGAGGAATAATACTTAACTTTCCTATAGCTGGGAATAGCAGAACCTCTTTGTTATTGGCTTATTGTTGGATGACAGTTAGGGTTGACAGATGCCAGTGCTGTTACtagctgacatttactgagtatACCCTAAGTGCTTAAAGGCATCTGCAaagtgctttatgtgtattaactcatttagttctcacaacaGTTTTATGAGGGTaggtaagtggtagagctgggatttgaattaaGGCAATTGGACCCCATGCTTTAAGCCATTCTGCTATAATgcagaaaatacatgtaaaatgcttagcacagtgcctatcTCATAGTTACAGCTCATTAATATTGCTTATtaataaaactattagaataataaTGAAGCCTTTTATCATGGCAAGCTTAATATCTGGAGTCCTGTGAGCACTGAAGGGCTAGGCTTCTTTTGTTCCTGCACAGATTCCTATAAACCTTGAATAATAATTTGCATGGACTCAAACTGGGGGATGGCAACATCTCTAACATTTCTTGAATACtggtcgtttttttttttttttttttcagtggaagAACaagaaaggcaagaaaggaaTAGAAGCCGACAGATCCCCAAAGAGGGTGGTGAAGACAGTGCAAACTTGGACTTCATGTTGGCCCTAAGTCTGCAAAATGAAGGCCAGGCCCCCAGCTTGGCAGAGCAGGACTTCTGGAGGGTCATATGTGAGGCAGACCAGTCCCATGAAGGTTCCAGTGCTCTGAATGACATAAGGGGTATGCTTATTTATTCTGCATTAGCCTCTGTCTACAGTTTCTTAAAGCCTTACACtaaacaatttatataaaattgaaagtttttcatgagataaaatttctttattttgtttatttgcttttcccAACTCTttcactcgttcattcattcatttattcatctatttatttgttcattcattcatgcatacatgctgtgccaggtcttagttgtggcaggatctttaattgcagcataagaactcttagttgtggcatgtgggatctagttccctgaccagggaatgaacccgaggcccctgcattgggagctcggactcttagccactggaccaccagcgaagtccctatCATATCTTTAAACAtgttaaatatacttatttttctgtTGTGTCTGAAAATATACCTAAAGTCTGTTTTTTGCTATTTGTTGTTTCTACTGACTCTCACTTACAGTGGCTTGCTGCCTCCCTCTGcatgtgtttgttttaaaattaagttttctgATGTGTTCCTCTGAGGGTATTTATATATGCTTCTGGCAGGCACCTGGGGACACTACTGacttgaataattttaaattaagtttttagCCTGGGCTTCTTAAAACCATAAATGTGAATTTatgtaaaaacataaatgtaGATTCTCCACTCAAACCCATGTAAAGGCCAAACTCTGGTTACTGTTCCTTAATAgagatttttctgtcttctaggtAGAGCCAAAACCTAGTTAGGCAAGTTTGTTTGCGTCCTCTCATTGTTCACCCTTCACTTGTTCAGTAATCTCACTGAGTCTGTTGTGTTTTGGGAATCCTGGGTTTTAAATTGCTCTTATTTattggggttggccaaaaagttcgtttgggtttttcgtaacatcttacagaaaaaacgtgaatgaactttttggccatccCAGTATTTATTTCTCACTTAAGTTACTTTTATTCAGCaccttttgtttgtattttgtactgggagggttttttttttcaggatattTGTCTGCCAGTAAtatatgagcctcagtttcttcatctgtaaaatgagggtcgTGTGGATCTACTTCATACAGTTTTCCTGAGGATTAAAATAATGCACAAGAAGGCTTCTAGATTAGTGACTAGGGTTATGacatttaaatttcttccttAATTGGAGTAGTGGGTAAACTACTACTTCACTGCTTCTTAGGAAATGGTGACAAGTAAATCTCTATTGTGGAAGTTTTTTGCTTAGGATTTGTCTCTTAAATGGTTTCAGCCCCACAAATTGCTACGTCTAAGAAATTGCAAAGGGAATCAGACTTTAATATCAGACCCCTCAAGGGGGATAAAAAGGTTGAATCCAGTTTGTTTTTGTTCGTTTCGAGTCTGACTGTGTGGCCTGATACCTAGGTGCAGCTGACGAGACCATGTTGCCTTGTGAATTTTGTGAGGAGCTCTACCCAGAGGAACTGCTGATTGACCATCAGGTGTGTTGTGAATTACTTGAGGGCTTTAAACTTTAAGGAGGAACCTGTGCAGGCCACACTGGTGTTGCAGGCCACATGAGGTCTTGAGCAAACTATTTTAATACAACTCCTGTGATAGGAATAGCAACTGTGTTTTTAACCCTGGAGTGACTGACTTGGCCTCATTCCCTGTTGGGCAAAGTAACGTTTATCTCAGCAGGCCCAGTTGCTGCCTCCATTCTGTGGTGAAAGTGTTCATCTCTACTGACGGTCTTGTAATCTGGTCTCATTTCATGCCACATTGAATGTATTGGAGTCGTACCGAAGTCCTTGCAGTTCCCGGGAGGGCCAGCAGTCTGTTTTGCACTTTTTCTGCCTGGAGATGTGTGGCCTTCTACCCCTGCCTCCTTAACACACCCAACAAcacaggacccccccccccccatagacTTAGTTCAGACATGACTTTCAGGAAACCAGAGAAGGGTAGGCAAAGAAGTCCCACCTGTGTGCTCCCCAAAAGTCCTGTGCCCAATCTCTCTTAGCCTGTTACCCTGACACTGCGGTGTTGTCTGCACATCCCCTGTTGGTCTGCACTACTAGGCtgagttccttgaggacaggTTCTGGGTTTTCTTAGTTTCTGAATCTCTCCATACCAGATGTTTGAAAGGTGTCAGGTATTTTTTGAATGACTGAGAGTTCTTGCGGTATTTAGGAATGATTAGAGAATAGCCTTTGTGTTTGAAGAGTGGCTCCACTGGTGGAGGGAGCCGCTTTTCCCATCAGCACTCTTAGTCTCTGATTTGGTTTGGCCTAGCCTGGCACTTCCATAGCGATTAAGTTAGTCCCTGTGCTCTGGGTGGACCACACATTCCCCCCACAAGTGGAACAAGACAGCATGTGAATACATCTAGTATTTGGTTTGGTAGTAGCAAGAGAAAACCCATTAATAGGGATAACAGATAATTTTTGGGCCTCTCTTACTGTATGGCTGTGGGAAGAGTCttgaatcttttcaaattaatttaaaaaagaatacttacataaacacattaaaaaaaaaattaaagcagtacaaaaatgtttaaatgagtGTTCCGTGTTCCCCTGACCCTTTTTAGTCCCTCTCCCCAGTCTTaagcattattaacattttgtgacttctagaaaatattttcaggatttagtttgttacttaacctctgcttttttttttcttttttctttctttaacctaTGTTTTTTGGGACAGACAAGCTGTAACCCTTCATGTGCCTTACCTCCAATCAGTGTGGGCAACGCTTCTCCCAAAGGGGTGGAGGACCCTGATGTCATCTTCCAGAAGTTGATGCAGCAGGCTGCAAGCAACCACTTAGACTCTTTGATGGGCCTGAGCAGCTCACCTCCTGTGGAGGACAGCATCATCATCCCATGTGAATTCTGTGGGGTCCAGCTGGAAGAGGAGGTGCTGTTCCATCACCAGGTATGAGCCCTTGGAGGACCCGTCCACTTCTCCCATCCTGTTGATCCTCTGTGAGTGAACCTGGGGCTTTTCAAGCCTAGAATACCTCTTTGGCCTTTAAGTTGCGTGCCTACCTGATCTGGCTACTGGCTGTGTCCTTTTTTGTGAGCTGTCTGAGGTATACAGTACCTCAGGGCTTTGGACTTTCTCTGCCTTCTGGCAGTGGAAACTATCACATCACTAGCTGCGGCCCAAGGAGCCAGGTCTCCATTTAAGCAGGCATGGAGGACTTGCCAGAGGGTTTAAAGGAGAGTTTCCCAGAGCTCATTGACAATTTCCACTTTTGACCAGGTGGGTTCTTCCTGTTGAGGTGGCATTTGCATCTTGCATTCCAGGAGCCTGGGATCTAATTCAAGTTTTGCCCTTATGGTTGGCCTAGGACAGGTCCCATTTCCTCACTGGGAACATCTGTAAATGAAGGAGTTAGACTACATAATCTGAAGTCTTTTTTCAGCTTTTGCAGTCTAGGATTCCAGTGTCTTAGTGGAAAATACGTTTTCTGCCTCATCTTGTTTGTTGTGGGAGCTAACACTGAAGGTATTTCAGGGTCATTTCTGTAATCAATGCCATATAGCTGTTGCTAGAACACCACACAGTTCATTTCTGTAATAAAGACTTTGCATTTGGATCAAGCAGTGAATAAGTAGCTGCTTGTTGTCTCATAGGGGAGACTACAAAATAAGCAATGGTGCAAATACTCTACGGTCAAAATGTAGACATGCTTTTCTGGGCTCCTAAGGCCAGCCCTTCCTTCATCCCTGCACAAATCAGAGCGTGCTTCTGTCAGTGCTGGTAGGAATGATTGCTTTGTCCCAGTTGTGCTTCCTCTTAGTCCCAGGCCCTTCCTCTCAGTGGTTGTCAAAGTCATCCTGTCCCAttgacaaccccccccccccccgccaccctccctgtaAGGTGTTTTCACCTAACCTGCCGTTCCTTTCCTCCCACTGCTCCCTCTCCTAGGAATGACTCAGTCCAGAGGGACTAATTCTGGTTTTTCTTGTTAGGACCAGTGTGACCAACGCCCAGCCACAGCCAACAACCACGTGTCGGAGGGGATTCCTAGTAAGGATCTCCAGCCTCGAGAGACCTCACCAGAGCTGCCCAAGAGGCGTGTCAGACAC
Coding sequences within it:
- the TRAFD1 gene encoding TRAF-type zinc finger domain-containing protein 1 isoform X2, which codes for MAEFVDDQDTRLCDNCKKEIPVFNFTIHEIHCQRNIGMCPICKEPFPKSDMETHMATEHCQVTCKCNKKLEKRQLKKHEETECPLRLALCQHCDLELSVLKLKDHEDYCGARTELCGNCGRNVLVKDLKTHPEVCGRHVEEKRDEVAMPPNAYDESWGQDGIWIASQLRQIEALDPPMRLPRRPLRAFESDLFQSRTTNRRSMTAQFPIQNNLLEEQERQERNRSRQIPKEGGEDSANLDFMLALSLQNEGQAPSLAEQDFWRVICEADQSHEGSSALNDIRGAADETMLPCEFCEELYPEELLIDHQTSCNPSCALPPISVGNASPKGVEDPDVIFQKLMQQAASNHLDSLMGLSSSPPVEDSIIIPCEFCGVQLEEEVLFHHQDQCDQRPATANNHVSEGIPRDLSSGYMDDIKQEMAKEPTYPLPASRPTDSMTATSHRLSASTSGPRPGCQPSPPRTLKLNNLDSQGIRGRSRNSLNGALAPGHVPGVPLHPARSLYPENLVPSFPRGPSGRYGASGRSEGGRNPRVTPTTTSYRSRTAKAKPPKQQEAGDAEEEEEEE
- the TRAFD1 gene encoding TRAF-type zinc finger domain-containing protein 1 isoform X1 codes for the protein MAEFVDDQDTRLCDNCKKEIPVFNFTIHEIHCQRNIGMCPICKEPFPKSDMETHMATEHCQVTCKCNKKLEKRQLKKHEETECPLRLALCQHCDLELSVLKLKDHEDYCGARTELCGNCGRNVLVKDLKTHPEVCGRHVEEKRDEVAMPPNAYDESWGQDGIWIASQLRQIEALDPPMRLPRRPLRAFESDLFQSRTTNRRSMTAQFPIQNNLLEEQERQERNRSRQIPKEGGEDSANLDFMLALSLQNEGQAPSLAEQDFWRVICEADQSHEGSSALNDIRGAADETMLPCEFCEELYPEELLIDHQTSCNPSCALPPISVGNASPKGVEDPDVIFQKLMQQAASNHLDSLMGLSSSPPVEDSIIIPCEFCGVQLEEEVLFHHQDQCDQRPATANNHVSEGIPSKDLQPRETSPELPKRRVRHQGDLSSGYMDDIKQEMAKEPTYPLPASRPTDSMTATSHRLSASTSGPRPGCQPSPPRTLKLNNLDSQGIRGRSRNSLNGALAPGHVPGVPLHPARSLYPENLVPSFPRGPSGRYGASGRSEGGRNPRVTPTTTSYRSRTAKAKPPKQQEAGDAEEEEEEE